The window GTACCCGGGCTTTGCCTACGCCTATGTCCTGGATCCTCAAGGCGGGGTGATAGCCCACACCTTCGAGGGCGGGGTTCCCCAGGCCTTGGTTGCCTTTGCGGGGGAAGGGGTGTTGAGGTTTGCAGGGAAGGTGGTGTACCAAGCGGAGGCCCCCATCCAAGGGGGTGAGGCGGGTTGGGTACGCTTGGGGTTTTACCAGGCTCCCTTGTGGGCGCAGTTGGGCCGGGTGGTGCGCACCGGATTTTTTGGCCTTCTATGGGCGGTGGGCCTGGGGGTGGGCCTGGGGTACTTCCTCCTCACCCGGACCCTCGAGCCCCTTTACCAGATGGCGGAAGGAGCGAGCCGACTGGGCCGGGGGGAGTGGGTCCGGTTCCCTGAGCCCAGGGGGGAACTGGGCCTTCTGGGCCGGGCCTTGAACCGGATGGTGGAGGAGGTGAAAAGGCGGCAAGGGGAACTCACCCTCCTCAACCGGATCCTGGCGGAAAGCCATGCCCTGCGAGTTGAGGAGCTCGTGGACCGGGTCCTGTCCCTGTTGGTACGTGAGCTGGCCTTTACCTGCGGGGAGTTCTGGTTGGAGGGTAGGGTGCTGAGGAGCCGGGGTTGCCAGGAGGCATGCCCTGCGGCTGAGGCCAGGGGTTTGGCGGAGGAGGCCCTGCGGCGGGGGCAGGTGGTGGGCCGAAAGGGGGCTTTGGCGGTGCCGGTTCCGCCTCGAGGGGCCTTGATTCTCTATGGAGACCCCCAGGTGGACCAAGCCTGGCTCCAGGGTCTTCTGACCGCGCTTTCTGGTCCCCTTGCCACCGCTTTGGAGAATGCCCGCCTGTATGAGCTTTTGGAGGAGAAGGACAGGCAACGGGCTGAGCTTTTGCGGGCGTGGCTTAGAACGCAGGAGGACGAGCGGAAGCGCATCGCCCGGGAACTGCACGACGAGGTGGGCCAGGCTCTTACCGGGCTCATTCTGGGCCTCGAGGGGCTTGCGGGCGAGAAGGCCTTGGCCTTAAAGGAGCTTGCCCGCCACACCCTATCCGAGGTGCGGCGGCTGGCTTTGGACCTCAGGCCCAGCGTTTTGGACCACCTGGGCCTCGAGGCGGCCTTGCGCCGCTATGTCCGCGAGTTCAGCGAGCGCACGGGTATTGAGGTGGATCTTTCCTTCCACCTGGGCCGGTCCCTTCCCCAGGA is drawn from Thermus neutrinimicus and contains these coding sequences:
- a CDS encoding histidine kinase, with the protein product MRLGVQLMLTVLLAATATGGVLILGGGAFLYAEGEKALWQEVRLGARDLATLLTDDVLLRDFLAVQRKLDAIQKRYPGFAYAYVLDPQGGVIAHTFEGGVPQALVAFAGEGVLRFAGKVVYQAEAPIQGGEAGWVRLGFYQAPLWAQLGRVVRTGFFGLLWAVGLGVGLGYFLLTRTLEPLYQMAEGASRLGRGEWVRFPEPRGELGLLGRALNRMVEEVKRRQGELTLLNRILAESHALRVEELVDRVLSLLVRELAFTCGEFWLEGRVLRSRGCQEACPAAEARGLAEEALRRGQVVGRKGALAVPVPPRGALILYGDPQVDQAWLQGLLTALSGPLATALENARLYELLEEKDRQRAELLRAWLRTQEDERKRIARELHDEVGQALTGLILGLEGLAGEKALALKELARHTLSEVRRLALDLRPSVLDHLGLEAALRRYVREFSERTGIEVDLSFHLGRSLPQELEMVIYRVVQEALTNVARHSGSFRAAVGVLEMGGEVRVFVEDEGKGFDPQAVGLGHQGLLGMRERVELVGGRLILESAPGEGTRIQVRLPLEVAA